DNA from Athene noctua chromosome Z, bAthNoc1.hap1.1, whole genome shotgun sequence:
CATCCAAGTAAGTGTGGTCTAAAGCATAAGATCTTtctgctgaagacagaaaagcagcccAGGACAAATTTGTGGAAATCCCCTCTGTTCCTCACCAAAATGAGCCTCTTACCTGGCAAGGTCTGCAAACCATAATGGAAATCCAACAGGGCTTCCTTGTGCCTCCCCAGCTCCAGGAACTGCACACCTCGCCCGATGAGAGAGAGCAACCTGATCTTCTGGAGCACCTCCAATTCTGGCAGGAGATTCTCTGGCACTGAAAGAACATGCACCTGGAGACAGCATCCTCCAGATATTCCCTCCCTTGTGCCAGCAGGCTGAGCCAGGTTAGCAGCCAGGACAGGCCAAACCTTTATTTGGGCTACACGTCTTCCAGCTCCCCGGGCCCCAgaaggcagagctcagcctctcCACCAGGCTGGGAGAGGCCAGGAGGCGGCAAAGGGTGAGGAACACCAGGAGCTTGGTTCGTTACACGGCTGCAGTGAACACTGacctcagcagcagcctggcctTTGCCCATCTGCACAAGTGGTACAGATCTCTTCCCTGAAATCTGGACTGGAGAAGCTTCCTGGTTCAGAGCCCATTTAACTGTCACTTAAGAcagcagggaaggaggcagagccGAGGCCAAACCCTGTTCCAAGCAAACCAGCCAGTCCCTTCAGAGGCTCCAGCGTGGCAGAGAGCTCAGCACGCTGCGACAACCACCTCCTGCCAGAGGTGACACTGGGCCCAACACCTTGGTCCTGTACGTACTGTTGCCAAGCACACACATCCCACTGCAACCAGGCCCCTACACAGGTCCCAGCTGTGCAGCGTCCTACCTGTTAGTTCAGCACCAGACCCATAAAGCTGGACTCGTACGAGATCGCTGAGGCACCTGCAGGTGAGAGGATGAAGGAGCTTTGGTACAATTCCAGGGCTAGGAAGCTAGTTGCAGGTTGTCAGGCCAGCCCCTGTGCCACGCTGTGCCCTGCTCTGGCCCCCGACAGCCCTTGCTGCCTTCTGAGGAGGCCCCTTCTCCCAGCGAGGCTTCGTCACCTGCTGAATTGGGTTATGGCCTCCTTCCTCTCACCCAGGTTGGCCCACGCCCAGCCCTGGTGCAGGTATGCGGCTGTTCTCCAGGCAAGGCAGCACACACTCTCCTTCTTCTGGGACAGGAGTCCACccgcctgccctgccccaggcgaCGGGcactcctccagcctctcctccacTCGTAAGATCCGCGGGATGAGGTCAGTCGTCCGGCTGATGACCTCCTCGCACATGGTTATGGCATCCTGGTGCCTCCCAGCCTGCTCCAAGGCAGACGCTGCTTCCAGGAACACCTCAGGGATCCTGGGCAGACCTGAGCGACAATCTAGGGGCACCTGGGGAACAAAAGCGATGGCAGTGCTCAGTCACAGACCTGCAGAGCATCCAGCCAAGCAGACTGACCCTGTGCTTACTGGGAACCAAGAGCCCAGCAAAGCTCAGACCCACTCCCACAGACACTGGAGCCCATCGGAGAAGGCAGAAGCTGTGAAGCACTGACAGCTCATCAGAGTCAAGGCAGCAAATCCCTACTCTTGAAGGACatccaaaaccaggacaacagcTGCTCCCCACAGCAAATGGGAAGCTGTTTCTCCAAATAGCAGTGGCAAGTGGTCTCTGGTGCGAATCCAAAGGCGGACATGCCACAGGTCAGAGGCACCACCCCCCACTTCGTTTCCTTCACATCTCAAACTAGACACTGAAACCTGGAGTCCAGGGCTGACACCCTGGACCTCATCTATCAAATCACCAAAGGAGCTCTTCACCAGGACACCTACCTGCTGCTGCAGACCCTCCTGAAGCAGAGCCAGAAAATCCAGGTAGTGTTCTACTGCATCAGCCTCCCTGCAAAGGGACAGAACATGGGTTGTAAGGAGCAGAGGGACCCCAAGAAGTTCCAACAGCCAGACAGAACCTGGACCACCAGCCCACAGGCTCTCCCTGTACCACACTCTGAGCAGACCTACAACAGCAATACTGAACTGGATGATTTCcaggagcacagaggaaaatgcaGAGCCCAAACAAGCAGCATATTGCAAGCAGACCAGAGGAGCTGTTACCTCCCATCCTGGAGACACCGCTGTGCCAGCAGGTACTTCACTTCAGAGGGGTGACGATGGCGAAGGATTAAATCTAGTATTGGTGTGTGGACAAGAAGCTCTGTTTGGATTAGGAAGTATGGACTAGAGGAAGCAGCTGCTGGACTTTCTTCTTCCAGAGCCTGtgaaacaggaacaaaaaacTGTGGTCAACACCATGCTGGTCAAGTCGCGAACAGCTGCACTCATTTGCCACTGCTGGCATCTGGAGATGCCCCCAGACAAGCACAAGCACTGCACTTTCATAAGCACAGCTACACTATTCTCGCTTGCTACAACACAGCTGCTTTCAGGAAGATCCACCAAGATCACACAGGGACAGACAGATTTCTGATGTCCACATGGCATCAGATTTGCAAGATCACCCAGATCACCTCTGGTTTTTAGTTCAAGGTGCTCTGAGCTGCCTGGAACACCATCTCCCTTTGCAGCTGCAGACCGAGTTAGACCAGATCTTGGGCCATTCATAGTGAGAGATCCCTCTCTACAGCTGTGTTTGAATCTTACAGATTTCAAACAGCTGAAGAGCTAAAGACCTGCTCCTCCCAGGCAGACTAAGGTTGCTATGGATAACACACATACCCTCACAGCCACAATCTGCCTTTTAAAGGCCTCTTCACAAATACATACTTCATTAAGAGACGGAAGCTTTCTGACATGAGTGTAACCTCTTCTCCCAAGCCATCAAGAACATGAACAGCGACCCAAAGGTCTTGGCACGTCTAACCACCAGGTGCTGAGAAGGAATTTCTGATCTCACTGGGCTCCTTCCCGCCCACTGCTGAAGGCAGCACTATGGCTGGATCGCTGTAGTCTACTCTAGGGACCCTCCAGGGTCAAACAGCCCCCCAGAAGGCAGGAGCCTGCTTGAAAGCTCTGTGCAGGTTTTGCTGGGAAAAAATCAACCCAGAAGTACAGGAAGCAGACAAACCTCATTGAGCAGAGCCAGGGCCTGCAGCTCCGCATCAGTCTCCCCCAGCTCGTGGTACATTGCTGCCATGTGGGACAGGGCAGGAAGGCACTGGAAGTCTACCTGGAGGGCCTGTTTCAGGTGCTGAAGGGCTGTCTGAGGCTTGCCCTAGTTAGATGGAAAGAGGTCCACATTGCAGGGACATCTGGCTGACATCTTTACTGTTTGGCAGGATCCCGATCCCCACTCTGcttccccagtgctccccacTAAGGGCAGCACTTTAGCCCAAGGCAGTCCTCCTCAGGCTGGTTTTTGAGCTTCTCTCTCTGCAGTGACCGTTTGCACTCAGCCAAAATCCCTACCTGGATTTTGCAGCTGCCAAAGGAGGCTGAAGCCACAACAAATTCTGCTCAAGACCTCGccttcctgcagcagcccagaaCCAGGCAGAGTGGACACCAGCCTGAGCCTTCCCACCCCACTCTAGGCTGCGTTTCCCCTCTCCCTGTGGCAGGAGAGGCCTGGCCATTACCATTCGCTGAGCACAGTAGCCAAGGCAGGTGTAGATCTGTGCCAGGACCCTCTTGGAGCAGAATCCTCCCGCAGCCTCCtgaaggagggagagggcagTGGGGAAGTTCCcagcctccagctcctgcagccctaGGACAGACCCAACATCTCAGCTCTGCggctccccttcccaccccacctggCTCCCAAACAAGCGTATGTGCCCTTTTCTTCCCAGTGCCACAGGGACCTGCATGATCACCTCTGCACCCAGCGGTACACAGCAGGATGGTGCCAAGCTGCCATCTTTGTGTTGCAAGAGAACAAGTCAATCGATGGAGATGTCTAGAAGAAATAGCAACAGCATCCGAGCCCAGATACCAAGGTGCCTGCCCGGGCCCAGAACAAGGGCAGAAGTAGGTGCTGGGGAGGTCCACCTTCGCATTCACAGCAACAGCGGTGCAGATGGGGAAGCACGGGCAGAATCTCTGAAAGACTTTTTCCAGCACATCTGGGCCATTTTCCAGTAGGGATCCCAGTGCTGGGATATTAATTCATGAGCATTTATCATGAATggtatttgcttttctttcagtcCCCATTTCAGGCTTTCCTCTGAGGCCCCTCTCACACGCCTACCTCACATTcacatctgtcaccttcctcctggAAGTGCTATCGCCACTCTAGAGGCTTTTGAGAGGTCTGTGGGCAGGAGCTTCTGCCCCACCTCCTTGCAGGAAAGCCCTGCATCAGCCAGAGCACAGCAAGGCAGTGCTGGctgcccccagagctgctggggtTGTCAAGACAGCAATCGAGGGAAAACTACAAGTGGAACAGATTTCAGCAGTCACACGAGATCAGTCACCTGCTGTAACACCAGGCTGCAAAGCTGCACAACAGCTCTGCATGGCTCTTGCAGGATCATAATCTAACAGGAATGATCTACTTGTAAGGCAGGTGCCAGAAGacagacagaagaaaggaaaatcctCACAGGTCCCCTGCTAGCTTTCCACTTTATACAAGATCACTGGGGTGCCCAGACACCTACCTAAAGCCACAGACAGGCAGAGGAGCCCTGTGACAGTGCAGAGAAAGGCTTAGCTGGGGAAAAAGCAGAGCTCTTGGAATAATGAACAGCAAAGTTGAGACCCAGAGGCTCAACCCAGCCCAGAAAACCCCAAGGGCCGGTTTGCTTGGGAAGAAAAACCAggataagggcagggagagggggtccTGGGACAGGACAACAGTGGGAGGCTGTGCTGGTGTAAGTATCTCCTCCACACAAACCTTGCAGAAAGGCTGCTGTGGTGCAGAGGATCTCTTTCAAGTCCTCAGTGCTCTGTAGAAGGGGCAGGGAAGGCTTCTCAGCAGGTACTCGCCATGCCTTGAGCAGGGAGAGGAGTTCATTCTCCCCCTCACGGCAGTGAGATCTTCCTGTGTCCTGTGAatacacagagagagagagagcagggaATGCTGAAGGGAAGCAGGAAACACTGATCCCAGGGCATGGGGCAACAGAGGTCATATCAAATCCTTTGACCGtgctctctgtgctggggagCAATGTCCTACCACCCCCTCAGTTCAGCTACAACCCCCTTGCTGCAATGACTCCTGAATGGCCCAGGGA
Protein-coding regions in this window:
- the FANCG gene encoding Fanconi anemia group G protein isoform X1, with protein sequence MAAAMKRRRGVVQEPGCLRAWDAENMALARRWRAARCSGAGTAAAREVRQLRGGFEELLLRMRGLPAALPTLPLELTVLYNSLLFTMGASDSAMEGEAEGIHPGLLRVLEACGACGQDLSTEELWQKVLREVTVEELQAPLHRLGALQAVWWLSAGHLGSTASLFRLLSNAEDTGRSHCREGENELLSLLKAWRVPAEKPSLPLLQSTEDLKEILCTTAAFLQGLQELEAGNFPTALSLLQEAAGGFCSKRVLAQIYTCLGYCAQRMGKPQTALQHLKQALQVDFQCLPALSHMAAMYHELGETDAELQALALLNEALEEESPAAASSSPYFLIQTELLVHTPILDLILRHRHPSEVKYLLAQRCLQDGREADAVEHYLDFLALLQEGLQQQVPLDCRSGLPRIPEVFLEAASALEQAGRHQDAITMCEEVISRTTDLIPRILRVEERLEECPSPGAGQAGGLLSQKKESVCCLAWRTAAYLHQGWAWANLGERKEAITQFSRCLSDLVRVQLYGSGAELTVPENLLPELEVLQKIRLLSLIGRGVQFLELGRHKEALLDFHYGLQTLPGKRLILVRNRGDFHKFVLGCFSVFSRKILCFRPHLLGCQGLQYSCNQCHILEMLLWGLARSLPWRGTPKLLSEECIRTLPTTCALRQPGNFFLLRPQPGTASFLTDRVCFPRTEELESCFILGSSMLMPGHPEAEYGGLSVERGAGQVAVHVLSTAECCSQA
- the FANCG gene encoding Fanconi anemia group G protein isoform X4, with product MTSVAPCPGISVSCFPSAFPALSLSVYSQDTGRSHCREGENELLSLLKAWRVPAEKPSLPLLQSTEDLKEILCTTAAFLQGLQELEAGNFPTALSLLQEAAGGFCSKRVLAQIYTCLGYCAQRMGKPQTALQHLKQALQVDFQCLPALSHMAAMYHELGETDAELQALALLNEALEEESPAAASSSPYFLIQTELLVHTPILDLILRHRHPSEVKYLLAQRCLQDGREADAVEHYLDFLALLQEGLQQQVPLDCRSGLPRIPEVFLEAASALEQAGRHQDAITMCEEVISRTTDLIPRILRVEERLEECPSPGAGQAGGLLSQKKESVCCLAWRTAAYLHQGWAWANLGERKEAITQFSRCLSDLVRVQLYGSGAELTVPENLLPELEVLQKIRLLSLIGRGVQFLELGRHKEALLDFHYGLQTLPGKRLILVRNRGDFHKFVLGCFSVFSRKILCFRPHLLGCQGLQYSCNQCHILEMLLWGLARSLPWRGTPKLLSEECIRTLPTTCALRQPGNFFLLRPQPGTASFLTDRVCFPRTEELESCFILGSSMLMPGHPEAEYGGLSVERGAGQVAVHVLSTAECCSQA
- the FANCG gene encoding Fanconi anemia group G protein isoform X3, whose protein sequence is MAAAMKRRRGVVQEPGCLRAWDAENMALARRWRAARCSGAGTAAAREVRQLRGGFEELLLRMRGLPAALPTLPLELTVLYNSLLFTMGASDSAMEGEAEGIHPGLLRVLEACGACGQDLSTEELWQKVLREVTVEELQAPLHRLGALQAVWWLSAGHLGSTASLFRLLSNAEDTGRSHCREGENELLSLLKAWRVPAEKPSLPLLQSTEDLKEILCTTAAFLQGLQELEAGNFPTALSLLQEAAGGFCSKRVLAQIYTCLGYCAQRMGKPQTALQHLKQALQVDFQCLPALSHMAAMYHELGETDAELQALALLNEALEEESPAAASSSPYFLIQTELLVHTPILDLILRHRHPSEVKYLLAQRCLQDGREADAVEHYLDFLALLQEGLQQQVPLDCRSGLPRIPEVFLEAASALEQAGRHQDAITMCEEVISRTTDLIPRILRVEERLEECPSPGAGQAGGLLSQKKESVCCLAWRTAAYLHQGWAWANLGERKEAITQFSRCLSDLVRVQLYGSGAELTENLLPELEVLQKIRLLSLIGRGVQFLELGRHKEALLDFHYGLQTLPGDPAAASYLVQALWKLNRKQEAAAYWQKFSQGPPGEDGQQERQGRPFPLYLVSCLKQAMFPDMDSLARSIQDYLRTTEDPLS
- the FANCG gene encoding Fanconi anemia group G protein isoform X2; this translates as MAAAMKRRRGVVQEPGCLRAWDAENMALARRWRAARCSGAGTAAAREVRQLRGGFEELLLRMRGLPAALPTLPLELTVLYNSLLFTMGASDSAMEGEAEGIHPGLLRVLEACGACGQDLSTEELWQKVLREVTVEELQAPLHRLGALQAVWWLSAGHLGSTASLFRLLSNAEDTGRSHCREGENELLSLLKAWRVPAEKPSLPLLQSTEDLKEILCTTAAFLQGLQELEAGNFPTALSLLQEAAGGFCSKRVLAQIYTCLGYCAQRMGKPQTALQHLKQALQVDFQCLPALSHMAAMYHELGETDAELQALALLNEALEEESPAAASSSPYFLIQTELLVHTPILDLILRHRHPSEVKYLLAQRCLQDGREADAVEHYLDFLALLQEGLQQQVPLDCRSGLPRIPEVFLEAASALEQAGRHQDAITMCEEVISRTTDLIPRILRVEERLEECPSPGAGQAGGLLSQKKESVCCLAWRTAAYLHQGWAWANLGERKEAITQFSRCLSDLVRVQLYGSGAELTVPENLLPELEVLQKIRLLSLIGRGVQFLELGRHKEALLDFHYGLQTLPGDPAAASYLVQALWKLNRKQEAAAYWQKFSQGPPGEDGQQERQGRPFPLYLVSCLKQAMFPDMDSLARSIQDYLRTTEDPLS